A window of Zingiber officinale cultivar Zhangliang chromosome 5A, Zo_v1.1, whole genome shotgun sequence contains these coding sequences:
- the LOC121981188 gene encoding probable carboxylesterase 16 has translation MPSVSVKLYSVFFKLLLRHKLQSLLHQAQAQAAAEDPTQFGITCRPDESTAPANPTFGPDGVATKDIHVDPLSSLSLRLFLPDTSLARRSNGHASDGTPTSGTPTTGTPTAGGAYGGYLPSPRARRRSAGSRKLPVILQFHGGAFVAGSNTSAANDFFCRRISKLLDVIVVAVGYRLAPESRYPAAFDDGVKVLNWLGKQANLAECSKSLGSTKGSGSGDAMRSQIDALGASTVEPWLAAHADPSRCVLLGVSCGANIADFVARKAVEAGKLIEPVKVVAQVLIYPFFAGTVPTHSELKLANSYIYDKSLCILAWKLFLPEENFTLDHPAANPLAPNRGPPLRYMPPTLTVAAEHDWMKDRAIAYSEELRKVNVDAPVLEYKDAVHEFATLDMLLRTPQAQACVDDIAIWVKKYISIRGHEFSY, from the exons ATGCCGAGCGTCTCCGTCAAGCTGTACAGcgtcttcttcaagctcctcctgAGGCACAAGCTTCAATCCCTCCTCCACCAGGCCCAGGCCCAGGCGGCCGCCGAGGACCCTACCCAGTTTGGCATCACCTGCCGTCCTGACGAATCCACCGCCCCCGCTAACCCTACCTTCGGCCCTGACGGCGTCGCCACCAAGGACATCCACGTCGACCCGCTCAGTTCCCTCTCGCTCCGCCTTTTCCTCCCCGACACCTCCCTCGCGCGGCGCAGCAACGGGCACGCCTCTGACGGAACCCCCACCTCCGGAACCCCCACAACCGGCACCCCCACCGCTGGCGGGGCGTATGGGGGCTACCTCCCGTCACCTAGAGCCCGTCGACGCTCAGCTGGGTCACGCAAGTTGCCTGTGATCCTGCAGTTCCACGGCGGGGCTTTCGTCGCCGGGAGCAACACGTCTGCCGCCAACGACTTTTTCTGCAGGCGGATCTCGAAGCTTTTGGACGTGATCGTCGTTGCCGTTGGGTACAGGCTTGCACCGGAGAGCAGGTATCCGGCAGCGTTCGATGATGGTGTCAAGGTGCTGAATTGGTTGGGGAAGCAGGCGAATCTGGCAGAGTGCAGCAAGTCGTTGGGGAGTACAAAGGGAAGTGGCTCTGGTGATGCGATGAGATCGCAGATTGATGCCTTGGGGGCATCTACAGTTGAGCCGTGGTTGGCAGCTCATGCTGATCCTTCCAG GTGTGTTCTTCTTGGTGTGAGCTGTGGTGCGAACATTGCTGATTTTGTTGCTCGAAAAGCAGTCGAGGCAGGAAAGCTGATTGAACCTGTTAAGGTTGTCGCCCAAGTGTTGATATATCCCTTCTTCGCAGGAACTGTTCCTACCCATTCTGAACTAAAGCTAGCAAACTCTTACATCTACGACAAGTCATTATGCATACTCGCTTGGAAGTTGTTCTTACCCGAGGAAAACTTTACTTTAGACCATCCAGCTGCAAACCCCCTTGCGCCCAACCGGGGACCTCCGTTAAGATACATGCCTCCAACCCTCACAGTAGCTGCGGAACATGATTGGATGAAGGACCGTGCAATCGCTTACTCCGAGGAACTTCGCAAGGTCAACGTTGATGCACCAGTGCTGGAATACAAGGATGCAGTCCATGAGTTTGCCACACTCGACATGCTCCTCAGAACTCCACAAGCACAAGCCTGCGTGGACGACATTGCCATATGGGTGAAGAAGTACATATCAATACGCGGCCATGAGTTCTCTTACTAG